CGCAATACCGCAGCCGCACTTAAGCTCATCCATAAAGCGCTGTTTACCGATATTCGGATTTTATTGGAAGAACCTGGCCGCACCGCATTGACCTGGTGCTGTGCCCTGACCAGTCTGCTGCCAAAATCTTTGTACGACCGTGCCGAGAAGCTGGCCATGCGTACTCTTGGTCAGGCGAACAAGCACCCAACCAGCTAACCCTTCGCTCCCGGGCCTGCACCGTTATCAGGCAACTGATAACGCACCTCGCATCAATGGCCCTTAAGCCAGCATTTGCTGGCTTTTTTTCATTTTGAAATTGCTTTGCAAAATACAAAAAAACACCGTTAAAAACGCAGTTAAAAACGCAGTTAAAAAACCATAGACATATGATTAATAAGGAATAATAAAGTTGGCTTAGATTATGCTCCAGTCATGCTAACAACACTGAGTAAGACCACTGCCAAGGAGCAAACCATGACACAAGCGACTTCAACAACTCCCCTGATGACCCGCATCTCTGCGCTTGTACTGTGTGTGCTTGGCACTGGCTGCACACTCAGCCCCGATTACGACGAGGACGATTTCTATGGCATGCCACATGCCACTGGCACTCAGTTCAACCAGTCACACTCGGTGTTTGCATCACGTTTAAGCTGCACCGATGCCGACAACTTTGCAGCGGCGGCGAACTTTCGGGTTGACCAGCCGATCCCACTAGCCGCGCCGGGCCTGAGCCCCAATGAATCAAGCTACCGAGGCGCATTCGGTGCAGCACCGTTAAGCCCGGGCGACCTTATTCAGGTCAGAATGGAGTACGGCGAAGGCTTTAACGGCGACTATGTGCTGGACAGCTCGGGCGCACTGACATTGCCCGTGATTGAACCCATCTACGCCGCAGGTTTAACCACCAAGGCCCTGGCGCAAAAAGTGGAGCTGGCGCTTATTCGTGCCAAAATCTTCCGTGCTCAGACGCTGGATGTCACAGTCAAAGTGAAAACCTGGGCCGCCATTGAAGTGCCTGTCTCAGGCGCAGTCTTTTCGCCGGGCCGGGTCACCATCAATGCCAAGTTACCGGAACAGCTGCTAGATCAGCAGGTGGCGGCGTCGGGCGACCATTCAAAACAGCGCCTGCTGTCAGAGGCCATTCGGGCTGCGGCCGGTGTCCGCCCCGATGCCAAACTGGACCAGGTGATCCTGGTTCGTCAGGGCTGGCGCATCGAAGCGGATCTGACCGGTATTATGACTGGCCAGCCGGTCAAAGATCATGTCCTCATTGCCGGCGATCAGGTGATAG
The Pseudoalteromonas viridis DNA segment above includes these coding regions:
- a CDS encoding polysaccharide biosynthesis/export family protein, whose protein sequence is MTQATSTTPLMTRISALVLCVLGTGCTLSPDYDEDDFYGMPHATGTQFNQSHSVFASRLSCTDADNFAAAANFRVDQPIPLAAPGLSPNESSYRGAFGAAPLSPGDLIQVRMEYGEGFNGDYVLDSSGALTLPVIEPIYAAGLTTKALAQKVELALIRAKIFRAQTLDVTVKVKTWAAIEVPVSGAVFSPGRVTINAKLPEQLLDQQVAASGDHSKQRLLSEAIRAAAGVRPDAKLDQVILVRQGWRIEADLTGIMTGQPVKDHVLIAGDQVIVPSTGCFQPNLVKPSQITPKGFRVFMSNLIDSSMSNANAAIGRFSSNLPYGTRLLQAAISANCVGGKEYTNAPRRIVLVSNHPLTGKTQVIERSVEELMRKSYRDHINPYVMPNDAIACYDSNITNLRDIARTLLDIVSPFSLLSKEDS